In Oncorhynchus masou masou isolate Uvic2021 chromosome 10, UVic_Omas_1.1, whole genome shotgun sequence, a single genomic region encodes these proteins:
- the LOC135547710 gene encoding trace amine-associated receptor 13c-like, which yields MEKHEDIKYCFQDGNSSCRKALLSTSIYITLYIFFSLISAVTVFLNVLVIISISHFKQLHTPTNLLIFSLAVSDLLVGLIVIPVVTVAIMESCWGFGEYFCAFQFYISFLCTSLSLGNLVLISVDRYVAVCDPLLYHSRITIRRMMCFISITWWCCIIYDAVIIKNFVNAQVPSRCLKECFIVEGKTWINNIIDIVFTMVVPCSIIITLYVKIFVVARSQARKVFSKEAVSVSGVKTVQANKSERKAAKTVSIFVFNYLICWIPSLFPFLFVSFLGENVFTFIISFLPLVNSLINPIIYAFFYPWFKVTAKLILTLKLRRS from the coding sequence ATGGAGAAACATGAAGATATTAAATACTGTTTTCAAGACGGAAACTCCTCTTGCAGAAAGGCTTTGTTATCGACATCTATCTACATAACACTGTACATCTTCTTCTCATTGATTTCAGCAGTTACAGTATTTTTGAACGTACTGGTGATCATTTCCATCTCTCACTTCAAGCAGCTCCACACTCCAACCAACCTGCTCAtcttctctctggctgtgtcagaTCTCCTGGTGGGACTGATTGTGATACCAGTAGTGACTGTAGCGATAATGGAATCATGCTGGGGTTTTGGGGAATATTTCTGTGCGTTTCAATTCTACATCTCTTTTTTATGTACTTCTTTATCTCTGGGTAACTTGGTCCTTATATCTGTTGACCGCTATGTTGCTGTGTGTGATCCCTTATTGTACCACTCTAGAATAACAATAAGAAGAATGATGTGTTTTATTTCCATtacctggtggtgttgtattaTATATGATGCTGTCATTATAAAAAACTTTGTAAATGCGCAGGTACCCAGTAGGTGTTTGAAAGAATGTTTTATTGTTGAAGGAAAAACCTGGATTAATAACATAATTGacattgtatttacaatggttgtCCCGTGCTCTATTATTATAACACTTTATGTGAAAATCTTTGTGGTGGCCAGATCACAGGCCAGAAAGGTGTTTTCAAAAGAGgctgtcagtgtgtctggtgtTAAAACTGTACAGGCAAATAAGTCTGAGAGGAAAGCAGCAAAAactgtttctatttttgttttcaaCTATCTCATTTGTTGGATTCCATCTCTATTTCCTTTCCTTTTTGTATCTTTTTTAGGTGAAAATGTTTTCACCTTTATCATCAGCTTTCTGCCACTTGTTAATTCCTTAATTAATCCAATAATTTATGCTTTCTTTTATCCATGGTTCAAAGTGACAGCTAAACTTATTTTAACTCTGAAGTTAAGGCGTTCATAG